The window GGTGCGGCCCCACCTCGCGGGCGGTTGGCCCGGCTCCCTGCGGCCTTATCCTCCCTTTCCTCCACGCTCCACGCCCAAGCTTCTGTTCTTCTTCTGTTCTTACTTTCTCCTCTCTCTATACAAAAATGCCACCAATTTCTACACCTAAATGAGCCAGTTTTTTGCGATTTTGGCACCGTGAATGGATTCAACTTAGTTAGGGCAGCCAAAAGAGGTCTCGATCTACTGATggggtagctcgtggtggtcgtggtgagcattttggtggaggtggtggtggtgaagttggggcagtgtggtggaggtggtggaggtgaagctcgtcgttcgtcgttcttcgCTTGGGGcggagcaccggcagtttggtggccgccgttcgtcgttcttcgttcgcacgcacgcttcaagggtatatttcagcAAACATTTCatttttcgtaggtgctccggtagtatttgttaatatgtttcgatgtgaaataaattaggtgtgcgattattgttatttgccccggtagtatacgtaaatatattTAGATGTCAACTAATTAATTGTGTAAAAATGTGTAGTTGCTCCGGTAATATTCCGTACTATATGTGGATGTCAAGTATTTAGGAGTGTCAGTATTTGTAGTAGCTCCGAAAAAAGGTCCGTAATATAGGCAGTCTAGTCAAATATATTAATCTgtcaatatttgtagttgctacggcaaatattcgtaatatacttgtaggtgtgtgaattgtattagttgctccgttaatattctgtaatatatagctagctaatatatagacatgtctaatatttgttagtgggggtatattaagttgttgcttaatacttgtatttGGTTGTTGAAAAAAAAATAGGTGAGCCGAGATGTCTGATGTAGTGAAGTTCAGATTTTACTACGGTCCTGGTACTGTCCAAACAACTGAGATGGGAGCAGATCTGAGTGAATTTACTCACATAGAGGTGCCAATGAGCGCACCTCAAACATGGCCTGTCAGTCAGTTGAAAGAATGGATTGCGGCAAGTTTAGGTCTTGATACTGAAACACACACCGTCGGTGTTCATGCATTGTGGACACGGTCAAGTTCAAtaatttacttttatttgaggccaatagacggagactccgattgggtgcggtggttacaaggttgtgaacgaaggggatgcaatcctgttgctttagtgcttcccgtcgtgaaggaggtcactgcacatgaaggcgagggtggctacgaaggacagcgcagtcaggtagaaggaggaaatgcttatggttacgaacaaggacagagcagtcaggtagaaggaggaaatgcttatggttatgaaccagggaagagtagtcaggtagaaggaggaaatgccgatggtgattacaatgatgaggtggacgctgacgaggtagatgggcacatgcaggaccagatggaagaagaagacaccgatgttgaaaggggtcatgccgatgattctgacgagacagatgaagaagaaaatgcagagggGGTCCCGAATCCTGCATCGTGGAATCATGGCTTCTCATCTGCAATGACCGTGAATGATGGACATGATTCAGCCTGGCAATATCACCAGAACAATATTGCGACGGGTGCTATGTATTCGAACAAGCAAGCCCTGAAGGATGCAATAATTAATTGGGCAATGTCCACGCAAAGGGTTTTCACAACTCAGGTGTCCAGTCAGAAATTCCTGACAATGGTATGCAAGAACGCAGATTCTCCCGCCAGGGTGCACGGCTTTCTCCCTAACTTTGGCACAAGTTGGGTGATAAGTGACTTAGTTAATCACACTTGTCTTATTCCCtgcatccctcaagatcatgccaaccttTCATGCACGCTTATTGCTCGGTTGTTTTTCGATGAGATAGTGCAGGGCGAAGATATGGAAGTGAAGGCAGTCCAGACAAAAGTCTTCGCCAGGTTCAAGTACAGAATTTCTTATGgcaaggcttggagggctaagcatgcggcgcttgagaggagatttggttcttattttgatgcatatgactctgttgtccagctcctccacaccctgcagcagcagaatccaggcacctatatcgatatcgaagacatgttcatgccagagttcccaactgtgagggtgctgcatcgtctcttcttctcttttGGTGTATGCATCGAAGCTTTCAGGCATTGCCGACCGGTGATATGTGTTGATGGTACTTTTCTCACAGGCAAGTACAAGGGTCAGATCCTGACAGCCATAGGTCAAGACGGCCAAAATCAAGTCATCCCACTcgcatttgcttttgtggagagtgagaacattgaaagttggacatggttcttcaggcagttgaaaatatcagttgtgaaggagaagcccaatgtgtgcatccttcatgataggcatgcaggtatactcagtgcgataaggacactgacaaacccaggccctgaggaacaagttccatggcaggacttgcagagctgttggtgcatgcgccatctgggggctaatttcttctcgcagtttagaaataagaacctgatgaatctgttccaaaaactctgcaagcagaaccagttatggaagtacaatttgatacgggacagacttaatgtgtgcacgcagagacacgtgagggacaggaaaactgcaagagatgcagcggtgagggcacatgttgaagcagtagctgcacagttggcaacaggaacagcggccgtggaggaggagcctGTTGGGCTATGTGACCTGCCAGGCTTTGACCCACCTGGTACTAGGAGAAGGCTCGGGAGGTCGATTAAAACCTTCGAGCAGTGGATAGAGCATGAGCCTCTGGAGAGGTGGTCTTTGCTACATGACACACATGGAGCAAGGTACGGTGTCATGACAACGAACCTCGCGGAAACATACAACTTTGTCCTCAGAGGAAACCGGGCATTGCCACTTACAACCATCTTTGAGGGTATTTTCTATGGCACCGTCAAGTATTTCAGAGATAGACGTCAAAAAGCAGAGCAACATATCTTCAACAACTCAAATACACGGTACTGTGAAAGAGTCACGAAGTACATggacaacaagatgcaaaaagctaggtcacacactgtagtcgccatcggtaatcaagaaagaaggtttgaggtccgcttagccaacaacaaattcggatgtgcaaatgagttgaggacgcatgaggtgaaaattggcaatgaagcctggccaacgtgtgagtgcacatgcaacaaaccgaaattgcttcacctaccttgctcacatgtacttgctgcttgcgggcagcttggaatggatgcaatatcgtttgtgtctccattttttctgaaagagtctgtcctcaatacctggacaggtgagctgatgggttttcgatcaatgggtaatttcaacagcgtcaaccccgccgaaaggcgttacattccaaacccagagcatatgcgtacaagtagagacagacggcagtgtcagcgcatccggaatgatatggatgaatctgaagcaggaggtccgactaggcaatgcattctatgcaatgaatttggccatagggacactaattgtcccactttcatcactgggcgtggacgaggcaaccggggaagaagaggaggtagaggcagtagaggagtaagggcgagaggaagaagctaagctagcagtagtatgttctgaatttgtattacgtgtggtgtgacactatgttctgaatttgtattaagtgtggcactatgttctgaatttttattaactgtggcactatgttctgaatttgtattaagtgtggcactatgttccgAATTTGTATTAAgcgtggcactatgttctgaatttttattaagtgtggcactatgttctgaatttttttaagtgtggcactatgttctgaattttttaTGTGCAGGAATGTCGGGAATGTGGTTGCTGAATGGGGACATTGATAGGGGTCATCGTGCTGCGATATGGTATGAGCACAAGCTTGAGCCTCTGGTCACTCGCACTCCTAAGAAAACTGGATGATACACCCAGGATGGCTTCAGCGGTACGTGCTTTATTAATTTGCACACTGACATGCATATTAATAGGAGACACTAACCGAAATGTTCTCTGATGAAGGTTGAAATGGGCCGCCTTTTACCTTTCGCGCGTCTGGTTGAGTCTATCCCGGGTGAGAAACGCCTCGCCATCGACGGGTCCTTGCTGAGCTACTTAGTGGACTGTTGGAGGCCAGAGACCCACACGTTTCACTTCCGATGGGGAGAGATGGCTCCTATTCTGGAGGATGTGTCACTTTTGCTCGGACTACCGTTGGCAGGTCATGCCATAGGACTGTTGGACGCACCGGCTGGTTGGGAGCGAGCTCTTACACAACGTTTTCATGGTGTTTTTCCTGATGCTCTGGATCCGGTATGggagcatcacggacctaagtATGAGTGGTTGCTCAATTTCCGGGTAATTTCCCCTACCTCTTATCTTCAAGTTATCGTGCATACAGTTTTACAGAAAATATTTGCAGCTTACTAAAACTTTCTCTTTGCTTAATGCAGATCCAGAACGTTCGGGCGCCGTTGACTGCGGAACAGATCACTCGGAGCCTGGAGGCCTACTTAATGTGGCTTTTCGGCAAGGTGATGTTCACGGAGAACCATGTCACCACTATTAGCGCGCTCTACATCCCTATGGCACTCGAGATAGCGAGCGCTCAGACGGCGGATCAGATCAGACagaggagttggggttcggcggtCTTAGCGGCTACATACCGAGGTATGTGCAACGGTTGCCAGCTTACATCGAGAAAGCCAGCCCTTCTTGGATGCCCTCTATTCCTACAGCTGTGGTCGTGGGAGAGGTTCTCTATAGGGCGACCAGATGTCCGTGTTCGTGAGCCTATAGACGCCATGTTTGATGTTGacggcatcgacatgcctacTTTTGGTCTGTGTTGGACACGTCGCGAGGTATGCACCGTGTTATAGTTTAATGCAACTTTTTTCTGCACAAGAGATAGTTCGATGCCAGCAGCTACTAACTTTTGTTTTCTGCAGAGACGCTTTGCTAGTGATCAGATCAGGAAGGCATACACAGCATTGAACGAGCAGTTTGATGCGTACACCGAGGTCATCTGGCAGCCCTACACGGAAGCAGCCATACAAGCGAGATACCCTGGTGGTATGTCTGTGCTATGCACAAGGGACCGAGATTACTGGATGACAAAATCAAAGATCATCTTCGATGTCTTCGTCGAGGAGATGGCACAACAGAGGGTTATGAGGCAATTTGGTCTTCTGCAGTTGGAGCTGCCTCCCCCTATAGAGAACCCGGTGCCAGCACATATCCACAGGTATTAACCAGTTTTTCAATGTTGCATTATCTTTCATAGTACTCCATTCGAAGCTTTAGGTAATTTTTGAACACACACCACAATTTTAGGACGACAAGGAAGGGCATGACCAGGACAACTGCTGACTGGCTAGTTAAACTAGAGCCGTATGTTATAGAATGGGAGACAGCAAACACACATCTATGGCACGACAATCACAATTTTGATCTCAATGAATTCAATCTCTTTTGCGGCGCTACATGACCGGAACACGGTTACGCATCGTTGAGCACTCCCACCCAGAGGAGATACCGGATCCTACTCCGTGGGATATGTACCCGAGCTATGACACTTCGGGCTCTAGGCAGTACGTGGTAAGATATATTTTCTTTAAGTAATGTTGTCACATACTTTGACGTGCAAGAGACAGACATTATTAATCGTCATGGAAATTTGCAGGCTATCTTGACAAACGAACTCTACGACGACGTGACCACCTTTGGACGATCACTGTCGTCTGGACCTCTTCTTCAGCACCGTCCAGTGCTACAACCCTTCTTGGAACGAATTCAGAACAAGATACGGACTGTGTACGAGGCTATCACGTGCACCCGGAGAACCGACGTTGTTCAGCACCAGCACCAGCAGCCGCGTCACTCCATGCACCGACATCAACCACGTCCACGTTTAGCACATCAGCCGACAACCAGGCCACCCCGTCCTGACCAACCTGGCAGTTCAACGTGGCAGCACCCGCAGCACTATGATCccacgtcgagcttcgtgttttctccacagccacagcaacacggtccctcgtcgagcttcgtgttATCTCCACAGCCAGAGCAGCACGGTCCCTCGTCCAGTTTCGTGTTTGAGCCAGAGCAGCCATCACAGCCAGCAGGTAtgtgtcttcatatttattgttttcAATATTAATTGACGCGACCTCATTCTTCATGATGAAACGTTCCATCGTGCAGGAGCCTACGGATATCAGGCGTCTATGTCGGCATCACATGATACGTGGGGGAGTGATCAACATCCCGAGGAGAACATACAGGCTCAGATGTCGCAGCACACCCAGTGGATGAACATGTTTTCGACTCCTCCACCAGGCCCCACACAGGATACACAGCATGACCAGGGAGAGTCTGAGATTCCTCCTCGTCACATTAGGGCACCCGACAGGTGGGGATGGTCGCCGCttccagatccgcctccccgtcaggCCAGACCTCGTCACTGACGCTTCTatctatcagtagagacattaccatctatttttgtgtgagacttatgtctattctatatatgagacaaatgactatgtacttatgtatgagacatatgcctactctattttagtactctgttatccgaactacaagatcatatttagatagaacataatgCTCATACAACAAGACATTACAAACAACTAGGtagaactacatctaaattaaatggtacgtacgactgaactcacaacatacagcataaaaactacatgaagtcatcatcgtcatcctcgatcgatgcagaactcttgcccttcgacgatgaagaactcttgcccttcgacgatgcagaaaccttgcccttcgatgatgaagaactcttgcccttcgacgatgcaaaaaccttgcccttcgacgatgaagaactcttgcccttcgacgatgcagaaccaggaagcggcggcatgaagatatcatcttcgtcctcgctctcctcagtccataaacatggattatttgctgcagtccttctgaaagttttactcttcggcaccactaccttcttccacctttcatgcaacctaagaagttctttacgtacctcctcataggtcctttcaggccacccagacctacgtaattcgtgagccaactcattcattatggtgtcactaccggtgagttcgtcccatggaactatcctattgtccatcctgaaatcggtagctagcctcagaagagtcgtgctcatccc is drawn from Aegilops tauschii subsp. strangulata cultivar AL8/78 chromosome 1, Aet v6.0, whole genome shotgun sequence and contains these coding sequences:
- the LOC141039129 gene encoding serine/threonine-protein phosphatase 7 long form homolog, with the translated sequence MASAVEMGRLLPFARLVESIPGEKRLAIDGSLLSYLVDCWRPETHTFHFRWGEMAPILEDVSLLLGLPLAGHAIGLLDAPAGWERALTQRFHGVFPDALDPIQNVRAPLTAEQITRSLEAYLMWLFGKVMFTENHVTTISALYIPMALEIASAQTADQIRQRSWGSAVLAATYRGRPDVRVREPIDAMFDVDGIDMPTFGLCWTRRERRFASDQIRKAYTALNEQFDAYTEVIWQPYTEAAIQARYPGGMSVLCTRDRDYWMTKSKIIFDVFVEEMAQQRVMRQFGLLQLELPPPIENPVPAHIHRY